Proteins encoded in a region of the Streptomyces sp. NBC_00258 genome:
- a CDS encoding FAD-binding oxidoreductase, with amino-acid sequence MIMSRIEARPDEDTVAPGSLAERLLVGLPDEAVLTDPDVTSSYANDMASFCEAGTPAVVVLPRTVEQVQHVMRVATELRVPVVPQGARTGLSGAANASEGCIVLSLVKMDRILEISPVDRIAVVEPGVINATLSRAVNEHGLYYPPDPSSWEMCTIGGNIGTASGGLCCVKYGVTAEYVLGLDVVLADGRLMSTGRRTAKGVAGYDLTRLLVGSEGSLGIVVRATLALKPQPPQQLVLAAEFASAAAACDAVCRIMEGGHVPSLLELMDRTTVKAVNDMANMGLPESTEALLLAAFDTLDPAADLTAVGALCEAAGATQVVPADDAAESELLLQARRLSLTGLEAVKGTTMIDDVCVPRSKLAEMLEGVDRIAEKYQLTIGVVAHAGDGNTHPTVCFDAGDPDESRRARESFDEIMALGLELGGTITGEHGVGVLKKEWLAREIGPVGVEMQRAIKTAFDPLGILNPGKLF; translated from the coding sequence GTGATCATGAGCCGTATCGAAGCCCGTCCCGATGAAGACACCGTGGCACCGGGCAGCCTCGCCGAACGTCTCCTCGTGGGCCTGCCGGACGAGGCGGTCCTCACCGACCCGGACGTCACCAGCTCGTACGCCAACGACATGGCCAGCTTCTGCGAGGCCGGCACCCCCGCCGTCGTGGTGCTGCCGCGCACCGTCGAGCAGGTCCAGCACGTCATGCGCGTCGCGACCGAACTGCGCGTCCCGGTCGTCCCGCAGGGCGCCCGTACGGGCCTGTCGGGCGCCGCCAACGCCTCCGAGGGCTGCATCGTGCTGTCCCTCGTCAAGATGGACCGGATCCTGGAGATCAGCCCGGTCGACCGGATCGCGGTGGTGGAGCCGGGCGTCATCAACGCCACGCTCTCCCGCGCCGTCAACGAACACGGCCTCTACTACCCGCCGGACCCCTCCAGCTGGGAGATGTGCACGATCGGCGGCAACATCGGCACGGCGTCCGGCGGCCTGTGCTGTGTGAAGTACGGGGTGACGGCCGAGTACGTCCTCGGCCTGGACGTGGTTCTCGCCGACGGCCGCCTGATGTCCACCGGCCGCCGTACGGCGAAGGGCGTCGCCGGATACGACCTGACCCGCCTCCTCGTCGGCTCGGAGGGCTCGCTCGGCATCGTCGTACGGGCCACCCTCGCCCTGAAGCCGCAGCCGCCCCAACAGCTGGTGCTGGCCGCCGAGTTCGCCTCCGCCGCGGCAGCCTGCGACGCGGTCTGCCGGATCATGGAGGGCGGCCATGTGCCGTCCCTCCTCGAACTGATGGACCGTACGACGGTGAAGGCCGTCAACGACATGGCGAACATGGGCCTGCCGGAGTCCACCGAGGCCCTGCTCCTCGCCGCCTTCGACACCCTCGACCCGGCCGCCGACCTGACGGCCGTGGGCGCGCTCTGCGAGGCGGCCGGCGCCACACAGGTCGTACCGGCGGACGACGCGGCCGAGTCCGAACTGCTGCTCCAGGCCCGCCGGTTGTCCCTCACCGGCCTCGAAGCGGTCAAGGGCACGACGATGATCGACGACGTGTGCGTACCGCGCTCGAAGCTCGCCGAGATGCTCGAAGGGGTCGACCGGATCGCCGAGAAGTACCAGCTGACCATCGGCGTCGTCGCACACGCCGGAGACGGCAACACCCACCCGACCGTCTGCTTCGACGCGGGCGACCCCGACGAGTCCCGCCGCGCCCGCGAGTCCTTCGACGAGATCATGGCCCTCGGCCTGGAGCTCGGCGGCACGATCACCGGCGAGCACGGTGTGGGTGTCCTCAAGAAGGAGTGGCTGGCGCGCGAGATCGGCCCGGTGGGCGTGGAGATGCAGCGGGCGATCAAGACGGCGTTCGACCCGCTCGGCATCCTCAACCCCGGCAAGCTCTTCTGA
- a CDS encoding SsgA family sporulation/cell division regulator, with the protein MNTVVERELELKLVLSPERSIPVPARLSYRTDDPYAVHMAFHIGSDHPVNWTFARELLVEGVFRPCGHGDVRVWPTKVAGRSVVLMALSSPDGDALLEAPAAQVSAWLERTLRAVPPGTEAEQLGIDDGLAELLAPTPADDLWLRDPWPSDESKDGE; encoded by the coding sequence ATGAACACCGTGGTGGAGCGCGAGCTCGAACTGAAACTGGTCCTGTCCCCCGAGCGAAGCATCCCGGTCCCGGCCCGGCTGAGCTACCGCACCGACGATCCGTACGCCGTCCACATGGCCTTCCACATCGGCTCGGACCACCCCGTGAACTGGACGTTCGCGCGCGAGCTGCTCGTAGAGGGGGTGTTCCGGCCGTGCGGGCACGGGGATGTGCGGGTGTGGCCGACGAAGGTCGCCGGACGGAGCGTCGTCCTGATGGCGCTGAGTTCACCCGACGGGGACGCCCTCCTCGAAGCGCCCGCCGCGCAGGTGTCGGCCTGGCTGGAGCGCACCCTGCGGGCGGTGCCGCCGGGTACCGAGGCCGAACAGCTCGGTATCGACGACGGCCTCGCCGAGCTGCTCGCGCCCACCCCGGCCGACGATCTCTGGCTGCGCGACCCCTGGCCCTCGGACGAGTCCAAGGACGGGGAGTGA
- a CDS encoding RDD family protein, translated as MSAPTPAPGDDRPREGYYPDPSIPGYVRYWNGAAWVPGTSRPAPSGGEPISSPADERSVPASTEETGPHFFDEDPPAASPSPADAQHGSRPEPATAWGADRSRQTGFGGDPDRRIRWGKPDPRVPTEEPAESAGSSLPSQPDGRSDHTDGMATFHSSESESRADSDAGSDGGSGALKPPGSGGTVVFRRPTGPVRPTGAGNAAGSAGPGGAGGTDRADGPAGGAGTAGAMGAGRAHVSGGDRSGGVPGSREPLASEGTMAFRAVSPRGGQQRGAQPSAAQSPAAQAAAAQAQTAAPQGPAAASPAAPATPQQSTPQRSTPDTPPQSGSGAPMAAGAGGGQPSWAQQVHRLAGPEGDQPVVPWKPVREDPFQAAARSQANARPAGLGKRLAARLVDTIVLAAVTGAAAVPLGTRALDHVNEKIDAAKLSGETVTVWLLDGTTAVYLGIILAVLLLFGVLYEALPTAKWGRTLGKKLCGLQVRDIEGGDPPSFGLALRRWLVYSVPGLLAIGVLGVLWGAFDRPWRQCWHDKAAHTFVAG; from the coding sequence ATGAGCGCCCCAACCCCGGCCCCCGGCGACGACAGGCCCCGCGAAGGGTATTACCCGGACCCCTCCATTCCCGGATATGTCCGGTACTGGAACGGTGCCGCGTGGGTGCCGGGCACCAGCCGGCCGGCGCCGTCCGGAGGCGAGCCGATCTCGTCGCCCGCGGACGAACGGTCCGTGCCCGCCTCCACGGAGGAGACGGGCCCGCACTTCTTCGACGAGGACCCGCCGGCCGCGAGCCCGTCGCCCGCCGACGCCCAGCACGGCAGCCGGCCCGAACCCGCGACCGCGTGGGGCGCCGACCGCTCACGACAGACCGGCTTCGGCGGCGATCCGGACCGCCGGATCCGCTGGGGCAAGCCCGATCCGCGGGTGCCCACCGAGGAGCCGGCCGAGTCCGCCGGCTCCTCCCTGCCGTCCCAGCCCGACGGCAGGTCGGACCACACGGACGGTATGGCCACGTTCCACTCGTCCGAGTCCGAGTCCCGGGCCGATTCCGATGCCGGGTCCGACGGAGGCTCAGGGGCCCTCAAGCCGCCGGGCTCCGGCGGCACGGTGGTGTTCCGCAGGCCCACCGGACCGGTGCGGCCGACCGGAGCCGGCAACGCGGCGGGCTCCGCAGGACCCGGGGGCGCCGGGGGCACGGACAGGGCCGACGGGCCGGCCGGGGGAGCGGGCACGGCGGGAGCCATGGGCGCCGGGCGCGCGCATGTCTCGGGCGGCGATCGTTCGGGCGGTGTCCCCGGCTCCCGTGAACCCCTCGCCTCCGAGGGCACAATGGCCTTCAGGGCCGTGTCACCGCGCGGGGGACAGCAGCGCGGGGCCCAGCCCTCCGCCGCCCAGTCCCCGGCGGCCCAGGCAGCCGCGGCTCAGGCCCAAACAGCCGCCCCCCAGGGCCCCGCAGCCGCCTCCCCGGCCGCCCCCGCCACCCCTCAGCAGTCGACCCCTCAGCGGTCCACCCCCGATACCCCTCCGCAGTCCGGCTCCGGCGCCCCCATGGCCGCGGGTGCCGGTGGCGGGCAGCCCTCCTGGGCCCAGCAGGTGCACCGCCTGGCCGGGCCGGAGGGCGACCAGCCCGTCGTGCCGTGGAAGCCGGTGCGGGAGGACCCGTTCCAGGCGGCGGCCCGCTCGCAGGCGAACGCCCGCCCGGCGGGGCTCGGCAAGCGCCTGGCGGCCAGACTCGTGGACACGATCGTGCTGGCCGCCGTCACCGGCGCGGCCGCCGTTCCGCTGGGCACCAGGGCCCTCGACCACGTCAACGAGAAGATCGACGCGGCCAAGCTGTCGGGCGAGACCGTCACGGTCTGGCTCCTTGACGGCACCACCGCGGTCTACCTCGGCATCATCCTCGCCGTACTGCTCCTCTTCGGTGTCCTCTACGAGGCGTTGCCCACCGCCAAGTGGGGCCGCACCCTCGGCAAGAAGCTGTGCGGCCTCCAGGTGCGGGACATCGAGGGCGGCGACCCGCCGTCGTTCGGTCTGGCGCTGCGCCGCTGGCTCGTCTACAGCGTTCCCGGCCTTCTCGCCATCGGTGTCCTGGGTGTCCTGTGGGGCGCGTTCGACCGCCCGTGGCGCCAGTGCTGGCACGACAAGGCGGCCCACACGTTCGTCGCGGGCTGA
- a CDS encoding RDD family protein — MTTEPPPPPDDDPFKKKPPDEGSSGQQPPPPGEGPPFDPSYGNEPPPGTGSPYGATPPPPPYGGGDPYGSGGGDPYGGGPYGNDPLAGMPPLADSGKRTLARIIDMILVVIVVWLVTWAFNVNEYDVDTDRIDYGRSFGQSLIAAVLYVGYDTVMTARAGQTLGKKWLHLRVANLDNGSTPSVQTSLVRALVLWLPFAFCCACIWTAIAGGWSFFDKPYKQGLHDKAAKTVVVSTG, encoded by the coding sequence ATGACGACCGAGCCGCCGCCCCCGCCGGATGACGATCCGTTCAAGAAGAAGCCGCCGGACGAGGGCTCGTCCGGACAGCAGCCGCCGCCACCCGGCGAGGGCCCGCCGTTCGACCCCTCGTACGGCAACGAGCCCCCGCCGGGCACCGGTTCCCCGTACGGCGCCACTCCGCCGCCACCGCCCTACGGCGGCGGTGACCCGTACGGCAGCGGTGGTGGTGACCCCTACGGCGGCGGCCCGTACGGCAACGACCCGCTGGCCGGGATGCCTCCGCTCGCCGACAGCGGCAAGCGCACGCTCGCGCGGATCATCGACATGATCCTCGTCGTCATCGTGGTGTGGCTGGTGACGTGGGCCTTCAACGTCAACGAGTACGACGTGGACACGGACAGGATCGACTACGGCAGGTCGTTCGGCCAGTCGCTGATCGCCGCGGTGCTCTACGTCGGCTACGACACCGTCATGACCGCGAGGGCGGGGCAGACCCTCGGCAAGAAGTGGCTGCACCTGCGGGTGGCGAACCTCGACAACGGCTCCACGCCCTCCGTGCAGACCTCGCTGGTCCGTGCGCTGGTCCTGTGGCTGCCGTTCGCGTTCTGCTGCGCGTGCATCTGGACCGCGATCGCGGGTGGTTGGAGCTTCTTCGACAAGCCCTACAAGCAGGGCCTGCACGACAAGGCGGCCAAGACGGTGGTGGTCAGCACGGGCTGA
- a CDS encoding immune inhibitor A domain-containing protein yields MTSRPWTFRAAAVGVSLAAAAATFSTFAVAQAAAGDQPAAAAGRQDPAANRQDPARAENHTDREHDLKGPLTERQEAQREEALKQVISGDATVRNRGGSQVVKLQDGKYVELGREKTDQIFTILVEFGDKTDPRYGGTPGPLHNQIAEPDRSEDNSTAWQADYNKKHFEELYFGTGKGVESMKKYYEKQSSGRYSIGGAVSDWVKVPYNEARYGSNKCEPDTCAWNAVADGVTAWADAQKAAGKSDADIKSELAAYDKWDRNDFDADGNFNEPDGYIDHFQIVHAGEDESAGGGAQGEDAIWAHRWYAFGTDAGATGPTGNKMGGAQIGSSGIWVGDYTIQPENGGLGVFAHEYGHDLGLPDHYDTTNTAENSTGFWTLMSSGSWLGEGKGTIGDLPGDMTAWDKLQLGWLKYDTAKAATRSTHKLGLAEYNTKNAQALVVELPEKEVTNPVVTPAQGDTQWWSGSGDDLKNTLTRSVDLTGKSSAALTLDGWYDIETDFDYLYTEVSTDGANWTPLDGTVDGAALPRDGSGKPALTGTVDAYKKLSFPLDAYAGKKFDLRFRYQTDGGVAQKGFAADVITVTADGSPVFSDNAETADAAWKTDGFSRIGAAVTDDYAQYYIAENRQYVSYDKTLKSGPYNFGFSTTRPSWVEHFPYQNGLLIWKWDTSQNDNNVSQHAGSGLLLPVDAHPKPLKWSDGTLMRTRIQSYDSPFSSYRTDALRLHKADVATKIPSLPGNRIFDDHKNTYYDETNPTSGVRVTDTNTKIAIVKEPRDGSTITVKVSAATK; encoded by the coding sequence GTGACCAGCAGACCATGGACGTTCAGAGCAGCCGCGGTGGGTGTGTCGCTCGCAGCGGCCGCTGCCACGTTCTCGACCTTCGCGGTGGCGCAGGCCGCTGCCGGCGATCAGCCGGCCGCGGCGGCGGGCCGTCAGGATCCGGCCGCGAACCGGCAGGACCCGGCACGCGCCGAGAACCACACCGATCGCGAGCACGACCTGAAGGGCCCGCTGACCGAACGTCAGGAGGCCCAGCGCGAAGAGGCGCTCAAGCAGGTCATATCCGGCGACGCCACCGTCAGGAACCGCGGCGGCTCGCAGGTCGTGAAACTCCAGGACGGCAAGTACGTCGAGCTCGGCCGGGAGAAGACCGACCAGATCTTCACGATCCTCGTGGAGTTCGGCGACAAGACGGACCCCCGCTACGGCGGCACCCCGGGTCCCCTGCACAACCAGATAGCCGAGCCGGACCGCTCCGAGGACAACAGCACGGCCTGGCAGGCGGACTACAACAAGAAGCACTTCGAAGAGCTCTACTTCGGCACCGGCAAGGGTGTCGAGTCGATGAAGAAGTACTACGAGAAGCAGTCCTCGGGCCGCTACTCCATCGGCGGCGCGGTCTCCGACTGGGTCAAGGTGCCCTACAACGAGGCCCGTTACGGCTCCAACAAGTGCGAGCCCGACACCTGCGCGTGGAACGCCGTCGCCGACGGTGTCACCGCCTGGGCCGACGCCCAGAAGGCGGCCGGCAAGTCCGACGCCGACATCAAGTCCGAGCTGGCCGCCTACGACAAGTGGGACCGCAACGACTTCGACGCCGACGGCAACTTCAACGAGCCCGACGGCTACATCGACCACTTCCAGATCGTGCACGCCGGCGAGGACGAGTCCGCGGGCGGCGGCGCCCAGGGCGAGGACGCCATCTGGGCCCACCGCTGGTACGCGTTCGGCACGGACGCCGGCGCCACCGGCCCCACGGGCAACAAGATGGGCGGGGCGCAGATCGGCAGCTCCGGCATCTGGGTCGGCGACTACACCATCCAGCCGGAGAACGGCGGACTCGGCGTCTTCGCCCACGAGTACGGCCACGACCTCGGTCTGCCGGACCACTACGACACCACCAACACCGCCGAGAACTCCACCGGGTTCTGGACGCTGATGTCGTCCGGCTCCTGGCTCGGCGAGGGCAAGGGCACCATCGGTGACCTGCCCGGCGACATGACCGCCTGGGACAAACTCCAGCTCGGCTGGCTGAAGTACGACACGGCCAAGGCCGCGACGCGCTCCACCCACAAGCTGGGCCTGGCGGAGTACAACACCAAGAACGCCCAGGCGCTGGTGGTCGAACTGCCCGAGAAGGAGGTCACCAACCCGGTGGTCACCCCGGCTCAGGGCGACACCCAGTGGTGGAGCGGCAGCGGCGACGACCTCAAGAACACGCTGACCCGTTCCGTCGACCTCACCGGCAAGTCCTCGGCCGCGCTGACCCTCGACGGCTGGTACGACATCGAGACCGACTTCGACTACCTCTACACCGAGGTCTCGACCGACGGCGCCAACTGGACGCCGCTGGACGGCACGGTCGACGGCGCGGCCCTCCCGCGCGACGGCAGTGGCAAGCCCGCGCTGACCGGCACCGTGGACGCGTACAAGAAGCTCTCGTTCCCGCTCGACGCCTACGCGGGCAAGAAGTTCGACCTCCGCTTCCGCTACCAGACCGACGGCGGGGTGGCCCAGAAGGGCTTCGCGGCCGACGTGATCACGGTGACGGCCGACGGTTCGCCGGTCTTCTCGGACAACGCCGAGACCGCCGACGCCGCCTGGAAGACCGACGGCTTCTCCCGCATCGGCGCGGCCGTCACGGACGACTACGCGCAGTACTACATCGCCGAGAACCGCCAGTACGTGTCGTACGACAAGACCCTCAAGTCCGGCCCGTACAACTTCGGCTTCTCGACCACGCGCCCGTCCTGGGTGGAGCACTTCCCGTACCAGAACGGTCTGCTGATCTGGAAGTGGGACACCTCCCAGAACGACAACAACGTCAGCCAGCACGCGGGCTCCGGTCTGCTGCTGCCGGTGGACGCCCACCCGAAGCCGCTGAAGTGGTCCGACGGCACGCTGATGCGCACCCGCATCCAGTCGTACGACTCGCCCTTCAGCTCGTACCGGACGGACGCCCTCAGGCTGCACAAGGCGGACGTCGCCACGAAGATCCCGTCGCTTCCGGGCAACCGGATCTTCGACGACCACAAGAACACGTACTACGACGAGACCAACCCGACCTCGGGCGTCCGCGTCACTGACACCAACACCAAGATCGCGATCGTGAAGGAGCCGCGCGACGGCTCGACGATCACGGTGAAGGTCTCCGCCGCGACGAAGTAA
- a CDS encoding nicotinamidase has translation MRRALIVVDVQNDFCEGGSLAVSGGADVAAAITELIGQAPAGYRHVVATRDHHIAPGGHFADNPDYVHSWPAHCVAGTEGVGFHPNFAPAVASGAIDAVFDKGAYAAAYSGFEGADENGVTLGDWLRAREITEVDVVGIATDHCVRATALDAAREGFRTQVLLDLTAGVAEETTERALEELSAAGVELSGKPVV, from the coding sequence ATGCGCCGCGCCTTGATCGTCGTAGACGTGCAGAACGACTTCTGCGAAGGCGGCAGCCTCGCCGTGTCCGGCGGAGCCGATGTCGCCGCCGCGATCACGGAGCTGATCGGGCAGGCCCCCGCGGGCTACCGCCACGTCGTGGCGACCCGCGACCACCACATCGCCCCCGGCGGCCACTTCGCCGACAACCCCGACTACGTCCACTCCTGGCCGGCGCACTGCGTGGCGGGCACCGAGGGCGTCGGCTTCCACCCGAACTTCGCCCCGGCGGTCGCCTCCGGCGCGATCGACGCCGTCTTCGACAAGGGGGCGTACGCGGCGGCGTACAGCGGCTTCGAGGGCGCCGACGAGAACGGCGTGACGCTGGGCGACTGGCTGCGCGCCCGCGAGATCACCGAGGTCGACGTGGTGGGCATCGCCACCGACCACTGCGTCCGCGCCACCGCCCTGGACGCGGCCCGCGAGGGCTTCCGTACGCAGGTCCTGCTCGACCTCACGGCCGGCGTGGCCGAGGAGACCACCGAGCGGGCCCTGGAGGAGCTGAGCGCCGCGGGCGTGGAACTGAGCGGCAAGCCGGTCGTCTGA
- a CDS encoding nicotinate phosphoribosyltransferase, with amino-acid sequence MNAADLGLPVDVPSTALFTDHYELTMLQAALKGGAADRRSVFEVFTRRLPEGRRYGVVAGTGRVLDAIENFRFDADVLGFLRERRVVDEPTLEWLASYRFSGAVWGYPEGEVYFPGSPILRVEGSFAECVLLETVILSILNHDSAIAAAASRMASAAGERPLIEMGARRTHELAAVAASRAAYVGGFTTTSDLAAGFRYGIPTVGTSAHAFTLLHDSERDAFQAQVDSLGRGTTLLVDTYDVAEAVRLAVEVAGPELGAVRIDSGDLLLVAHRVRQQLDELGATNTRIIVTSDLDEYAIASLAAAPVDAYGVGTQLVTGSGHPTCSMVYKLVARAESADPKAPLVPVAKKSTGGKTSIGGRKWAARRLDPYGVAEAEVIGLGAVPAELSDRQLLVELVKGGQVLAREPLDVVRDRHAAARANLPLSATQLSRGEAVIPTEYV; translated from the coding sequence CGACCGGCGCTCGGTCTTCGAGGTCTTCACGCGCCGGCTGCCCGAGGGCCGCCGCTACGGTGTCGTGGCGGGGACCGGACGGGTGCTGGACGCGATCGAGAACTTCCGCTTCGACGCGGACGTCCTCGGCTTTCTGCGCGAGCGCCGTGTGGTGGACGAGCCGACCCTGGAATGGCTGGCCTCCTACCGCTTCAGCGGCGCCGTCTGGGGCTACCCCGAGGGCGAGGTGTACTTCCCCGGGTCGCCGATCCTGCGGGTCGAGGGCTCCTTCGCGGAGTGCGTGCTCCTGGAGACGGTGATCCTCTCCATCCTCAACCACGACTCGGCGATCGCGGCCGCCGCCTCCCGGATGGCCTCGGCCGCCGGGGAGCGCCCGCTGATCGAGATGGGCGCCCGCCGCACCCACGAACTGGCCGCGGTGGCGGCGTCCCGGGCGGCGTACGTCGGTGGCTTCACGACCACCTCCGACCTGGCAGCCGGCTTCCGTTACGGCATTCCGACCGTCGGCACCAGCGCCCATGCCTTCACGCTCCTCCACGACAGCGAGCGGGACGCCTTCCAGGCCCAGGTGGACTCGCTCGGCCGGGGCACGACGCTGCTGGTCGACACGTACGACGTCGCCGAGGCCGTCCGGCTGGCCGTCGAGGTGGCCGGACCCGAGCTGGGGGCCGTCCGCATCGACTCCGGTGACCTGCTGCTCGTGGCGCACCGGGTACGCCAGCAGCTGGACGAGCTGGGCGCCACGAACACCCGCATCATCGTGACCTCGGACCTGGACGAGTACGCGATCGCCTCGCTGGCCGCGGCGCCCGTGGACGCGTACGGCGTGGGCACGCAGCTGGTGACGGGATCCGGCCATCCGACCTGTTCGATGGTCTACAAGCTCGTCGCCCGTGCCGAGTCCGCGGACCCGAAGGCTCCGCTGGTTCCGGTGGCCAAGAAGTCGACGGGCGGCAAGACGTCCATCGGCGGCCGCAAATGGGCCGCGCGGCGGCTCGACCCGTACGGGGTCGCCGAGGCCGAGGTGATCGGCCTCGGGGCCGTCCCGGCCGAGCTCAGCGACCGTCAGCTCCTGGTGGAGCTCGTCAAGGGCGGCCAGGTCCTCGCCCGCGAGCCCCTGGACGTCGTACGCGACCGGCACGCGGCCGCCCGCGCGAACCTGCCCCTCTCGGCGACCCAGCTCTCCCGCGGGGAAGCCGTCATTCCGACCGAGTACGTATGA